ATTACCGCCTGTGGACAATGGATGACGAGGCGAATATATCGGATATTTCAAACGGCGCAACGGCGTATGCAACCGCGCCGTTTATCGGTGTGGAAGTAGATGATGAGCATGTATGCTTCAATTTTGGCGATTGCTGTACCGGCCAAACATATATTTCTACCGCCGCGCTTGTAGTACGGAACATTGGCAATGTTGAGGAAGATTATATTCTGAACGTTAGTTCCGAGTCTACCGTATGGAAAATAGCAGAAACGCCGTATTCAAACCAGTGCGCGGTAAACGCGGTATTCCATGCTGAAAAGCCGATAAACACAAGTTTTGCACTGGATGATTTGTTAACCACAAACCAGGTGCGCTGTTCCGCTGTTGCGTATACGGTAGACGACGCGGGCCCTGAGGAACAACAGACCGGTACATGGGTCCCGCTTGATACCGACAGGAACCTGTGGGTTAAACTACGAACCCCTATCGCTACGATAAGCACTGATAATCAGGTTATCCCCATAGTTATCACCTGCGAGAGCCCGTATGAGTAAAAGACGTGTATTATTATCGTTAATATTAGTTTTATTTACTTCTTCAATTGTACACTCCGGGGTTCCCTACAGCATAAATTACCAGGGACGGTATCGTGAGAGCGGGACAGCGGTTACCGGAACTCGTTCGTTTGTTTTATCGTTATACACCACAGAAACCGGCGGAAGCCCGGTATGGACGGATACTAAGAGTTTAGAGGTTGTGAAAGGGTTGTTCAGGACAACACTGGAGATAGATGAGGATATTGACTGGCGGAATAATTCGGTCTGGCTGGAAATTAGCATAGGGGGTACAACCCTTTCCCCTCGTGAAAAGCTCAGTACCGTGCCATACTCGTTCTACGCTTCCAGTACCGCATACGCTTATACTGCGTATAACGCTAATAACGCAACCGGCACGTTCACAGTTGCTGATAAAGTCGGGATAGGAACAACGAACCCGGGAAGTTATAGGCTTAGTGTTGCGGGAACAATAAACGCAACTGAATATTATGACGACGGCGTATTACTGACACAGGAAAGTTTGTGGACAGCAGTAGATGGTGATATATATAACAATAACTACGCAACCGGTAAAGTTGGGATTGGCACTACTGCACCATCGTCAGTACTTGAAGTTTATGGCGGGTCAGTGACAATACAGGGAACTAATGCCGGGTTAAGGGTGGGAACTGCTAATTTTTCCGTAACCACAGAGGGGAGCGTCGGGATTGGAACAACGAACCCAAGCCAAAAACTGGAAGTGTCACAGGGAAATATTAAAGCCGGGTATGGCGTAATAACGTCTACGTTCCAGATGACAACCGGTGCTGGGGCAAGTAAATTATTGCAGTCCGATACTGCCGGGAACGCTACATGGTGGACACCAAACTATATAACTTCATATTCTGAAACCGATGGCGTTATCGGGAATGAGGTAACAGATAAGGCGGATACAACTCTTACCCGCAGCGGTGCCGGGACAAGCGGGGATCCGTACAAACTTGCGGTTAATCTCACAAGTACAAATACATGGGCCGGATATGTACTCGCAAAAACAATTGCCGCGGGTTGGGACTGCAATAATGTTGATTTGAACGGAGCAGGGCCGTGGGCTTTTAGCCGTGAAATATTTAATACAGATAGCGCCGGGACATATTATTCATTAAGCGGAGGTTCAATCACCATAAAAACAGCAGGATATTATATGATAGTTGCACATATTACGGTAGGCGATATTGATACTACTGAACAAAGAATATTTTTAAAGAAAGTTTATCCTTCAACTACAGACCTTCAGGGTATTCTTATGGGATATGAGGCTAGAAGTACTTCGGCTTTCTGTACACACAATTTTTCGTATACAGGTAATTTCTCGGTTAATGATAAAATTGTGGTATACAATTCTAATACAGCACATCAAAGATACGGGGGTACAGGGTGGACACAGATATTTATTTATAAACTTAACTAAGAAACTAAATTATGTATAAACATACTGTTCCTATTACCAAACCTGTTGTAATGCTTTATACCAACATTTCTAATACCCCGCTTCATTTAATAAATTAAATATTTATTAATATATATGGTATGTGTTTATAACATAATTTGTCTTGGAGTTATTTTCGAATAGATTGACAAATCGTAGGGTGGGTAATAAATGAATGTTTTGGATAAACATAAAGTTAGAAAGGTCTTGGTGAACTGCCGGAAGAAAGTTATGGCTATGGAGTCAATATCCTCAAGGAATAAGTGTGTGTTGTTCGATACGTTCGGGGTTGGTACCGGGAAGTTCAGGACGTATAAAGAGGTTAGTTCAACATATAAAGTGTCACCACGGAGAATAAGGAGTATCTGCGTTGATGCACTACAGAAGGTTCAACGGATGAGGAATAGGACGGTCAGGGAGGTGTGGGTTAAAGTAGTTTAATAACTAGAGAACAATATCTGTTCTTGGTGTTAACCGCATACAACTATACCGTGCAACGTTGTAAAACGAAATATGGAAATATGTAAAAAAATCTTCTCTGCCAAGCACAAACGGGCAGTCAGGCGAGTTGCCGGTTGAGTCTTCAATAAAACATATATCTAGCGCTAGAGGTTGTAGAAAACTGATTAGCGTGGTTCCCGAGTATATCTGTATTATCCCGGAATGCATGTATCCCCGCATAGGGTTCTTGCTACCGCCTATTCCGATAGGAGTTTTGATGTTGGTACCGTGTTTTATACGATGCAGGTTGTGTTGCAGTTGTATCGCACCGATAAAAGCCGGTGCTGTTGAACGGTCTGCACCGGAATCTACTACCGCGTTTTCTATAATCGTAACGATGTTGTTTGCCGGGTTCGTAACTTTAATTTTTATTACCGGCTGAGCGCCGTGCGGGTACCTAAAAAGAATGGAGTGGTTACGGTCGTACTCTACCAAAGGCATAGGGACTTGTTTTTGTTGTTGTACGCGATCGAGATGTTTTCCCGGGTATAACCTTTCTCCAATGCTTTATCAAAAGCTGTTTTACCGTTGTCGTCAGAAACGATGATATTGTGTGTTTTGTCGTAAATAATGTATGTGCCTTCGTTATGCAGCGATATCATCCCTTTTGATTCAACAACAATCTTGGGTTTTGGTTCTGTTAATATTTTTGTTACACTTTTTTTAGGCATACTTGTTCCCCTTTGCTAGTTAACTGGTTAAAAGAGTATATAAAAACCCGGGGGGTTGTCAATAGAAGCGTGGCGGGGTAGAATGTGTGCAGAGGTGAAAGTTGTTGGAAAAAATCGAGTAGGTTGTCCAGCCAGGCGTTTTATGGGTTGGTAGGCGCCCGGGTTCGAGCGGAACGGAAAATACGCGGGATCAGTGTTGAAGAGTTTTTTAAATTTTTTGTTTATTTTCATTCTTTTTTTCTCTCTATATTTGTTTCTTCTGCTTTCTTAAGTTCTTCTTGCATTTCCTGATATTCTAATTCTTGTAATCTCTTTTTGCTCTTTTTATCTCCAATTTCTCTCAAAATTCCTTTTGCAATATTTTTCACATAATAATTTTCAGACTTAAGCATTTCATCTATCCTAGATAATATAAATTCTTTATCTCCTAACTCAAAAAGACAATACGTCGCTTTAGCACAAACTACTTCATCTTTATGATGTAACAATTCCGTTAATATTTGTTTAGTATTAAACTCTTTATAATATTCTCTATAACCTCTATGCGGAATCACAGACGTATCAATTTTATCTTCATATAAAATTTCAAGATGACCTTCTCGGGCATATTTCTCTAGTAATGTGATTATTTCTTTTGAACCATACCCATTTTTAAGCAACAACATGGCAGCTAGTATTTTATATTTTCCATTTTTTACGTATTCTTTGATAAATGGTAAAGCCATATCAGTATCTTTTATTCTTATCAATGACTTAAGAGCAGCTTCTTTCACATCCCCTGTTTCATTTTCGTCTTGGACTATTTTTATTAATGGCTCAATAATTTTCTTATCTTCTGAAACGCCAATATCATAAATTAGACGCCATCTTCTTTCTCCTTTTGCTGTTTTTAATTTTTCTAATAA
This is a stretch of genomic DNA from Elusimicrobiota bacterium. It encodes these proteins:
- a CDS encoding HEAT repeat domain-containing protein, which produces MKNYIIGLLTVCFFVIGNCNVFAEENQKSGKQFIIEQQKRKEEIKKNLPKLLEKLKTAKGERRWRLIYDIGVSEDKKIIEPLIKIVQDENETGDVKEAALKSLIRIKDTDMALPFIKEYVKNGKYKILAAMLLLKNGYGSKEIITLLEKYAREGHLEILYEDKIDTSVIPHRGYREYYKEFNTKQILTELLHHKDEVVCAKATYCLFELGDKEFILSRIDEMLKSENYYVKNIAKGILREIGDKKSKKRLQELEYQEMQEELKKAEETNIERKKE